The sequence below is a genomic window from Gemmatimonadales bacterium.
CAGGCAGAAGGTACCGAGATGGTCGTGGGGACGTGGCTCAAGAAGGTGGGCGAGTCCGTCACCCAGAACGAGCCGCTGCTCGAGATCACGACCGACAAGGTGACGGTCGAGATCGCGGCCCCCGCCACCGGCACCCTCCGTGAGATCCTCAAGTCGGCGGACCAGCCGATCGTGGCGGGGGAGGTCCTCGGTCGCATCGAAGTGGGTGCGGCCGCAGCGGCTGATCCCACTCCGTCGCATGGACCCACCTCGAGCGACCAGCCCGCGTCAGCGGCCCCCGAGCAGACCCCCGCCGTCCGCCGGCTGCTCGCCAAGCATGCTCTCGACGCGTCGGCCATCCGTGGCACAGGCCGTGGCGGGCGGATCACGGTGCAGGACGTGGAGGCGCACGTCGCCTCGGGCGCGGGCACGACAACCAACGCCGAGCCAGGCACCTCCCCCAGCCGGAAGGTGCCCCACACCGGGATGCGGCGCAGCATCGCCCAGCATATGGTCCAGAGCGTCGCGGTGGCGCCGCACGTCACCACGGTGTTCGAGGCCGATCTCTCCGCGATCGTGGCCGACCGGGAGGCCCACCGCGCCGACTTCGAAATGGACGGGGTCAAGCTCACCTACACCGCCTATTTCATCCGCGCCAGCGTCGCCGCGCTGCAGGCCGTGCCGGAGGTGAACAGCCGGTGGCACGACGACGCGCTGGAGCTGTTCGGCGACTGCAACATCGGAGTCGCCACCGCACTCCCGCAGGGCGGCCTCATCCTGCCCGTCATCCACTGCGCCCAGACGCTCGACCTGCGCGCCACCGCGAAGCGGCTGCAAGACCTGACCCAGCGAGCCCGAGCCGGCGCGCTCGATCCCAAGGACGTGCAGCACGGGACCTTCTCAATCTCGAACCACGGCGTGAGCGGCAGTCTCGTCGCGGCGCCGATCATCATTCCGCAGCCCCAATCGGCGATCCTGGGCGTCGGCAAGGTGGAGCGGCGGCCGGTGGCGCGGATGCGAGAGGGAGTGGAGGTGGTGGAGGTGCGCCCGATGTGCTACGTCACACTCACCATCGACCATCGCGTGCTCGACGGCTATCAGGCGAACGCATTCCTGGCCCGCTGGGTAGAGGAGATCGAGGGTTGGAGTTGATGTAGGTGCATGATTTACCTCGCGTCGGCTGGACTGCTTCCCTTTTGGAGGAGCCCCTGGTTCGTCCCGCTTTTCAGTTTTTCCCTTTCCCGCTTTTTTCTCAGAACCCGAATCGATAACTCACCTTCCCCAGCAAC
It includes:
- a CDS encoding 2-oxo acid dehydrogenase subunit E2 is translated as MAELIAITAPADQAEGTEMVVGTWLKKVGESVTQNEPLLEITTDKVTVEIAAPATGTLREILKSADQPIVAGEVLGRIEVGAAAAADPTPSHGPTSSDQPASAAPEQTPAVRRLLAKHALDASAIRGTGRGGRITVQDVEAHVASGAGTTTNAEPGTSPSRKVPHTGMRRSIAQHMVQSVAVAPHVTTVFEADLSAIVADREAHRADFEMDGVKLTYTAYFIRASVAALQAVPEVNSRWHDDALELFGDCNIGVATALPQGGLILPVIHCAQTLDLRATAKRLQDLTQRARAGALDPKDVQHGTFSISNHGVSGSLVAAPIIIPQPQSAILGVGKVERRPVARMREGVEVVEVRPMCYVTLTIDHRVLDGYQANAFLARWVEEIEGWS